Part of the Paenibacillus sp. JNUCC32 genome is shown below.
GATAGGACCGCTTACGCGCCGATGTCCTTCTATGAGGCCGTCGCCATACTCGGCCTGGTCATTCCGGTCATCGCGCTGCCGTTCGTCCGGACGCGACTGATGGCGATCATATTGACCGGTGCTGCCGGTTACATGGTGACTCTGTTCTTCGTCCTGTTCCGGGCGCCGGATTTGGCGCTGACCCAGATGGTCGTCGAGACGGTATCCGTGATGCTGTTCCTGCTCTGTTTCTATCATCTGCCGAAGCTGAAGCGGGAGAAGGTGCCGATGAGCTTGAAATGGAGAAATCTGCTTATTTCGGCAGGCGTCGGTGCTGTCGTAACCTTGATCGCCCTGGCTGCGAGCAGCGGCAGGACTTTCGACTCCATTGCGGATTACTTCATTCAAGAGAGCTATCGCTCTGCCGGCGGCAAAAATATCGTCAACGTCATTCTGGTGGATTTCCGCGGCTTTGATACCCTGCTTGAAATTACGGTTCTGGGCATTGCATCCCTTGGAATTTATGCCTTGATCAAAATCGATTTGGGAGAAGGGATTCTGGGAGAGCGGGATCGTTATGAAGGGGCATATCTGCCCAACAGCAATGATGTCATTCTTCGAACCGTATCCAAGGTGGTTATCTTTATCGTGGTAACCTTCTCCTGGTTCCTGTTCAACTCGGGACACCATGAGCCGGGCGGCGGATTTATCGGAGGACTGATGACCTCTGCGGCACTGGTTCTGTTATCCATGGCTTTCGGCATGGATATGACCCGCAAGATCGTGCCTTTCGAGTTCCGAAAGGTTACGGCGGCGGGACTTGCCATCGCCCTGCTTACAGGGATCGGCTCCTTTGCTTTTAACGCACCGTTCTTAAGTCATTCCTTCGGTTATTTCAACCTGCCGCTGCTCGGGAAAACGGAGCTGGCTACTGCGGTTCTCTTCGACCTCGGCGTTTATTTGGCCGTAGTCGGCGTGACGATGACCATCATCAATTCGATCGGGAGGGATAACTGACCATGGAACTATATATGTCGCTTGCCATCGGAATTATTTTCGCGGTTGGGATCTACCAGATCTTATCCAAGAGCCTGCTGCGGATCATTCTTGGCACTTCGCTGTTAACCCACGGCGTCCATCTGCTGCTGCTGACCATGTCAAGGCTGAAGACCGGGGCTGCGCCGCTGCTTGGCGAGGAGGCCTCCTCTTACGTTGATCCGGTTCCGCAAGCATTGATTTTGACGTCCATCGTCATCAGCTTTGGCGTCACGTCGTTCTTTTTCGTACTGGCTTATAAAGCATATCAACGGTTGGGCACGGACAACATGGAGGAGTTAAGGGGGATGGACGATGAATAACGTGATTGTGCTTCCGCTCCTGATTCCTTTGGTTACGGCCGTCATGCTTATTTTCTGTTCCAAATACGTCCGCGCGCAGCGGTGGATCAGCGCGGTTAGTATTCTAATCAACCTGCTTTGTGCCCTGTTCATCGTCAACCAGGTGAGTAACGAAGGCATCCAGACGCTTCATATGGGCGGATGGCAGCCCCCGTACGGGATCGTGTTCGTGGCGGACATGCTGGCCGCACTGCTGGTGCTTACGACGCTGATCGTTGCGGGAGCCTGCCTGTTCTATGCTTTTCGGAGCATCGGGGAAGAGAGAGAGAAGCATTACTTCTATCCCTTTTTTCAATTTCTGCTGGCCGGCGTGATCGGATCGTTTCTGACGGGGGATCTGTTCAACCTGTTTGTCTGCTTTGAGGTCATGCTGATCGCTTCCTATGCGCTGATCGTGCTGGGCGGCACCAAGCGACAGCTGAGAGAAACCTTGAAGTACATGCTGATTAACATTATTTCATCCACCTTGTTTGTTGCAGCCGTAGCTTATTTGTACGGCACGGTCGGCACGCTGAACATGGCGCATCTGTCCCTGCGTGTGGCAGAAGTACAGCAGGACGGAATCTTGTCGGTCATTGGCCTTTTGTTCCTGATCGTATTCGCACTGAAGGCAGGCTTGTTCCTGTTCTTCTGGCTGCCCGGTTCCTACAGCGCACCTCCGGCGGCCGTAACGGCTCTGTTCGGCGCCCTGCTGACGAAGGTCGGGTTATATGCGATTATTCGAACCTTTACGCTGATCTTCCATCACGATACCGGCAACATTCACGCCGTCATCGGCTGGATGGCCGCAGCTACGCTCGTTCTGGGCAGCTTGGGCGCGGTTGCGTATAAGGATCTCGGACGCATCCTGAATTACAACATCATCATTAGCGTGGGCTTCATCGCCTTTGGTGTAGCAGTGGCCTCCTCCGATTCCTTAAACGGAGCCGTGTTCTATTTGATGCATGATATGATCGCTAAGGCGCTGCTGTTTATTCTGGGCGGTATCATCATGGCGAGCGCGGGCGCGAGCAAGCTGAGCGAAATGGGCGGCCTGATGAAGCGCCATCCCCTGGTAGGGTGGATGTTCTTCATCGTGGCGCTGGCGCTGGTCGGCATCCCGCCGCTTAGCGGATTTCTTGGCAAAGTCCTTATCGTTCGCGGCGGACTGAGCGAGGGGCATTATGCGCTGACGGGATTGGCGCTGGCATCAAGCCTGGCGGTGCTCTACTCCCTGATCAAAGTGTTTATGGGAGCATTCTGGGGCGAATTCCCAGGGCCTAACGAATCGCGGCCGGTCAGAATCCATCGGACCGCATATGCGGGAGCGATCGGGCTTGCGATCATAGTGATTGTCCTGGGGGTCGGTTCAGAATGGGTATATTCCTATACCTCCCAAGCAAGCGCCGTATTATCCGATCCGTCACTATACATTCATGCCGTATTAAAGGAGTAGTGGATATGGGCCATCAAATCCTGTTAAATATCATCATTGCCATTGTCTGGATGTTCCTGAACAATAACTGGTCTCCCCAGCAATTCATTGTTGGATACCTGATCGGCATCTTGCTCATTTATATGCTGCGGCGCTTCTGGCCGAACGACTTCTATTTGCGCAAGCTGTGGTCCATCCTGATGCTGCTGCTCTTGTTTCTAAGCGAACTGTTTAAATCGAGCGTCACGGTCATCGGTCAGATCATAAGACCGAAGCTGAACGTTCGTCCCGGCATCTTCGCTTACTCCACGGAGCTGAAATCCGATTGGGAGATCACGGTGCTATCGTGCCTGATCTGCTTGACGCCAGGAACGCTTACCCTGGAAGTGTCGCGCGAGGGTCAGACGCTTTATATTCATGCGATGGATATCGAGGACGTCGAAGAGCTGTCGAATCAGATTCGCGGTACCTTCGAACGGGCGATCAAGGAGGTGACCCGCACATGATCCAGAGCATGCTGATTGCTTCGCTGGTGATTTTGTCGCTTGCCATCCTGGGCTGCTTGTATCGCTTGATCAAGGGACCCTCCATGAACGACCGGATCATGTCGCTGGATACGATCGGAATCATCCTGTTGTCCATGATCGCTGTGCTGTGCATGCTCTTCCGCACAACGGTCTATTTTGACATCATATTGCTGATCGGAATTCTAACGTTTATCGGAACGACCGCACTCGCCAGATATATCGAAAGGGGTGACGTCATTGAACGCACAAACGATGAGTCAGATCGGTGAGTTTCTGATTGCGCTGATGGTGCTGCTCGGAGCTTTACTCGGCGCATTGAGCGCATTCGGCCTGATTCGCCTGCCGGATGTGTACATGAGATCCCACGCAGCCACGAAGAGCGCTACCCTTGGCGTCCTCTTTATTCTTGCGGGCGCATTTCTATATTTCACCTTTTACTTGGAGCATGTCAGCGCGAAGCTGCTGCTGGGGATCGTGTTCGTTTTCATTACGGGTCCGGTTGCCGGCCACTTGAACGGGAGGGCGGCTTACCGGTCTGGGGTATCCATGTGGGAGAAAAGCGTTCATGATGACCTGAAGCCTGCTCTCAAGCGTGAACGTGAACGCATGCGCGATTCCCGGAAGGCCGAACATTCCGAGAAAGGATGACCGCAAACCGTAAACAAGTTCCCGATGAATAATGGAGAAGATGAGATGGGCTTTCCAAGCATATGGGAAGCCCATTTCTGGATTGCATGCCTGGCTCACGAATATCATTTCGTGGTAAAATTGACCAAAACGGGTTCGCGGAGTGATGGGATATCACGCTAGGAAAGCTGATCCTGAACAAGGAGAATGTGTACAGATGGTATTGGATACAGATCAAACGAAAATAAGAGAGCTGTCTTCCTTTCTTGCCCGAATGAATGGGGATCGTCATCATCATGTCGGATATTGCGGCGAACAGGAAGGGGAGATTTATAGCACGCTGCTGGAAGATTTTTCGGAAAATGGCCGGCTGAGCAGCCAGCGATTTACCGTGATCTATGATCAAGATCAGATGGTAGGCGCATTGGGTTTCGATGTGGACGAAGAAGAGGGAACTGCTGAGATATGGGGACCTTTTATCGATGGACAAGGCGAGCTTTGGCATCGATTGGCGAAGGAGCTATGGGTTGAAGGAACAACGAAGCTGAATGGCAGCGTATCACGCTATTTCGGATTTTATAATGCAGCTCATCTGTCCGCTGCGAGGTTTATGGAGGACAAAGGGGGAAGAAAGACAGGCGTGCATCATGTACTGAGATTCCAAAAATCCACCTTGTTAACGAATGCCGCGCCTGGATTGCAGGATATCACGCCCGAGTATTGGGATGAGTTCGCGGATCTGCATGGCAAGGCCTTCCCGAATACCTATCTCAGCTCGGAGTCTATTTTGCGGAAGCTGGATGAGGATCACCGGCTCTTCATACTTACGGAAGATGGCCGTTTCGCCGGGTATGTGTATGTGGAGGGAGACCCCGAATTCCAGGAAGGAAGCATAGAGTACATTGCGGTATCCGAACATTTCCGGCGCAAAGGCTATGGCCGGATCCTGCTTGATCAAGCGCTCCATTATTTATTCCAGGTCCTGCAGCTGGAAGAAATCTCGCTATGCGTGGACCAGGACAATGCAGGGGCGCTCCAGCTGTATCATCGTGCGGGCTTTGAAACGGTGCATAAACTGGCGGCATACGTATTGGAGTGAACATGATGATTTCCAACATAGCACGCCCATAAATAACAAGACCCGCCATCCCAGCAATCGGGACCGGCGGGTCTTCTTGTTAAACATCTAACGCTTCGTCTTTTTACTGCTGATGACGACGCTTCCGGACTGATCATCGTGATGGTAACGGTTTTCCATCTTTTTGCCGGCCAGCCACAACAGCCAGAGGACGACGGCCGCGATAAGAATGCGCCAAGGCTGCTGGATAAAGGCCTGCCAGTCATGTCCGATGAATGCCACCATGAAGATCATTACGGATTTGCCTGCCATAACGGCGATCGTGAACGTTGTAGCCGATACCGTGCTGATGCCGGATGCGATATTGATCAGCGAGGAAGGCGTAAAGGGAAAGCAGTACAGGATGAAGATCGGCGTAAAGCCCTTTTCTTCAATCCAATGGAAGAAACGCTGGGAACCCGGCATTCTTTTTTGTATAAGCAATCCCAGTTTGCCTCCCAGCTTGCGAACAATCCAAAACACCGTGACGGATCCAAGGCAAACGCCGATCCAGGACAGCAGGAATCCCCACCATAAACCATAGGCTGCGGAGTTTCCCATCACCAGGACGATGAGGGGCAGAAAGGGGAGAAACGCCTCTATAAATGGAAGCAAAATACCCGGAATGGGACCCAGCCGCGAGTACTGCTGCAGCCATCCCTGCACTTGATCCATGTCAATTTCTTTCATATGGGTCCACACGTTCTGAAGCCATTCCAACATGATGAGTAAATCCTCTCCCTGCCTGGGGTAAATTATGTATTTTCTCGTCGATCGCGGATGGAATATATTATATCATAACCGGAATCAATATTATAAATTGCAAGTATTGGCCCTGCCCGGTTCCAGTCGATTCGGTCATGCCCTGCAGCGATGGGTCAGGAATAGATCGAAAGGTATATGGGGCGGGACTGTACTCCTTATGTCCGGGGGACCCGGTCATGGTCTGAAAGATCCATGTGACATGGTGTGTCAACATTGACACGCCATTCCTTTTTTTAATACAATGGTTCTTCGACAGGCTTTAGCGTGTGAAAAATGATACAAAAGGAGAATGGCATGGTCAAAAATCACAAAAAACTGACAGTCGGCGAAATTCTGAAACGGTTCATCTTTATCACCGTCGGTGCAATTCTGATGGCCGTGGCGCTTGAGATCTTCCTGGTGCCCAACGAAATCATCGATGGTGGAATTACCGGTATTTCCATCGTATTATCATCGATTACGCCCATCAAATTGGGGGTATTCCTGTTTATCATCAACTTACCGTTTCTGTTTATCGGTTATAAGCAGATTGGCAAAACGTTTGCGTTTTCCACGCTGTACGGAATCGTGGTGCTGTCGGTGGCGACAACCTTCCTGCATCATGTAGATCCGTTCACGAACGAGAAGATTTTGGCGGTATTATTCGGCGGATTGGTTCTGGGCCTCGGGGTCGGTCTTGTCATCCGTTACGGCGGTGCGCTTGACGGGACGGAGATCGTAGCCATCCTGCTGTCCAAGAAGCTGCGAATGCCGGTCGGTCAGATCATCATGATCATCAACGTTTTCATATTCATTACCGCAGGGTTTGTATTCGGTGCAGATTCGGCGATGTATTCGATCTTCTCATACTACATAGCGGCAAAAGTGATGGATATTGTGGTAGAGGGCTTGGACGAGTCCAAATCCGTTACGATTATATCCAACGAATATGAGGAAATTTCGAGTGCCATCATGCAGCGTCTGGGACGCAGCACGACCATGATCTATGCTAAGGGCGGATATTCGAAAGAGGACACGCAGATGATTTATTGCGTCATCACCAGGCTGGAGATTGCGAAGCTGAAGACCGTGGTGCAGGAGATAGACAAGAACGCATTTATTTCGATTCAAAATGTCGCGGACGTGCTGGGCGGAAGCATGGCAAAGTCCGATATTCATTAGGGATACGTTTAAGCTATCGTCTTGATACGCTGATTAACGAAGCGGCCCTCTGCAGATAAGTTCTGCAGAGGGCCGCTGTTTTCGTGATCGGCAATCCGCCGATCACTTCCGTACTTCAAAAAACTCGCATTCGTCCCGTTTGTGATAGCCGAGCGAACTGACGCTGGATTGCGTAATGACGGTATCGTCGGTGAAACGGATGACAAGACTCCCGGAATCAATCAAATGATTATCCTTGAAGATGCGTATACGGATCTGCTGCTCCATGACTTCTTGAAAGTCCTGGTCGGTCAATAACGGTCTGACGATCGGCATGGATGACCAACTCCTAACGTAAAAAGGTGGTTTGATTGCGATAACGTCCTATGCTAAAGGGGGATTGGTATGGCATTTGCGGCAGACAGGGAAGTAGGTATCATTCCCGCCGATCAGGATCTGTTCGCCGGCATAGACGGGCTTGCCGTCGATGACGCGAAGGTTCATGATCGCTTTGCGCTCGCAGAACCAGCAGATCGTCTTCATTTCCTCGATTTTATCGGCGTAAATCAGCATCCAGCGGCTGCCTTCAAACAGCTCGTTGCGGAAGTCGTTCTTTAGTCCGAAGCCCATGACAGGCACGTTAAGCTCATCGACGATTCGAACGAGCTGGAGGATGCTGTCCTTGGACAGGAACTGGCATTCGTCAACAAGAACGCAGTAGGGCTTAGGCTGATGATCCTTCACGATCCCGTAGATATCGGTCGTATCGGATATAGGTATCGCTTCACGGCGGAGGCCGATTCGCGACGATACATAACCGACGGCATCCCGGTCATCGAGAGCGGACGTAAAGAGAAGCACCGGTTTGTTCTGTTCTTCGTAGTTATGGGCGACTTTCAAAATCTCGATGGATTTACCACTGTTCATGGAGCCGTACTTGAAAAATAATTGAGCCATGCTTTCGTTCCCTTCCTATAGGTGCAATGTTGCTTTTATAAGCGCAATGGTGCAAATTTCGTTATTCTTACTATATAAGATATGACATGCAGAGTATATTGTCGCATTATTGGGCGGTATTTGTCCATTGCTGGTGTTGAATATATTCTGACAAACCTGTTACCAGGGAACGAAAAAAAGGTTTGACAACCATTACCAGCAGTTGTAATATAACGGCATACCAAATGAATACCAAGATTATCGACCAGATAACTGGAGATATCACGCAAAGGAACAAGTACGACGATTGAGCGTACTTTGAGCAGCGTGATATCTCTTTTTTTTCACCTCTTAACCAAGTAAACAGGTGTGAATAATTATAATATGGGATGGTGAGGAAAATGTCAGCAGACACATTGATTATTGAACAGGTAAACAAAATTTTTCAAGCCCCGACAGGGAATGTTACGGCGCTGAAAGGCATTGACTTGCGGGTTCGTAAAGGGGAATTCATCACATTGATCGGACCGAGCGGTTGCGGGAAGAGCACCTTGCTCAAAATCGTTGCCGGCCTGGATACATCGTACGAGGGAAGCGTCCTGCTGAATGACAAGCCGATATCGGGCCCAAGCATCGAGAAGGGGTTTATATTTCAAGAGCCGCGCTTGTTTCCATGGCTGACGGTGGAAAAGAATATCGCAGGCAATTTATCGCTGAAGCAGAAGGACGTCCGGAAAAAGGTGGATGAATTCATTGAGCTCGTTCGGCTGAAAGGCTTCGAGAAGGCATATCCCAGGGAGCTGTCGGGAGGGATGGCCCAGCGGGTAGCCATCGCCAGGGCGCTGCTGCGGAATCCGGACGTGCTGCTGCTGGATGAACCTTTTGGCGCGCTGGATGCGTTCACTCGCTCCCATATGCAGGAGGTGCTGCTGGACATCTGGCAAAATAACCGCACGACCATGCTATTTGTTACCCATGATCTGGATGAGGCTGTGTTTCTTGGCGAGCGGGTCGTCATTATGAACCCGAGACCGGGCCATATTCGTTCCATCCTGCCGATCGATCTGCCGTTTCCGCGGAAACGGACCGGATCCTCCTTCCAGGAGCTGCGAACCAAAGTGCTGCGAGAGTTCGAGAAAGTGGAAGAACCGGAGTTCGATACCGGTGCAGGAATTTAATCGGTCCAGGGTTGTCGAGCGTCAAACGAAATGAACGATAGAGAACGAGAACAGGGGGAGAGAATCTGATCATGAATACAAAGAAAAAGAACGTCGCCATTATGCTATTGCTTATCCTTTCCGTCTTCGCATCCGGCTGCGCCGGGGCAAACAGCCAGCCCGCGGCTGAAGCCGTCAAGAAGGGAGCAGACGGCAAATACACAGATTTGACCGTACGGCTCGGGGTCCAGGGAAGCGGCGGTTTGTTCGGCAAGGCGCGCGAGGAGAGATGGTTCGAGGAGGAGTTCGGCAAGCTAGGCGTCAAGGTGGAGTGGGCAGAGTTTCAGAGCGGCCCTCCCATGACCGAAGCGATGGCTTCGAATCGTCTGGACTTTGCGGGGCTCGGCAATATGCCGATTATCGCCGCCCAGGCGGCCGATATTCCGTTTAAGGTTATCTCCCAGAGCTTGCACGGCCAGAAGAATGTGGCCATCATCGTGCCGCCGGATAGCACTGCGCAGACCCTCAGTGATCTGAAGGGAAAGAAGGTAGCGGTAACCAAAGGGAGCAATGCCTTTAACTTTTTGTACCGGGGATTGGCGGATCAAGGACTCAAGGTATCCGACATCGAAATCATTCAGCTTCAGCCCGACGAAGCCCAGCCTGCATTCGAATCGGGCGGCGTCGACGCCTGGGCAACCTGGGACCCGTACATTACCTTGAACACGCTGACAGGCAAAGGCAACGTGCTGGCGGACGGCGAGCAGCTTGGCGTCCTGTCGCCTTCGTTCAATATCGTGCGGAAGGATTTTGCCGATCAATATCCGGATTTGGTCACGCTCTATCTGACCGTGCTGAACAAGACTCTCGCCTGGGAGAAAGAAAACGAAGCGGAGGCGATTAAACGTTACGCCGATGAGCGCGGCATCCCGCAGGAAGTCATTCAAGGCACGTTTGACCGTTCAAGGTCGATCAACATTCCCGTAACGGATGACATCATCGCGGAGCAGCAGAAAACCGCCGACTTCCAATTCGAGCAAAAAACGATCCGCAAAAAAATCCAGGTCAAAGAGGTGTTTGATAATCAGTACATTGAGGCTGCAACCCAATAAGCGGCACATCATCTGAAATTGAAAGGAGGTAGCGCTTATGCTCCCGGAAGGGATCAGCAAAGGGGCGGTTGTCGTGACCGCCGACCCCGTCGAAACCCGTCTCCGTCCTAAGCGGATTGACCGCAGGTTCCTGTTTAAACTTACCCATGCATGGATCGGCTGGCTTGTTCCGCTCTTTATCATCATCGCGTGGCAGGCGGCTGGGGCCATGGGTTGGCTCAATCCGATCCTGCTTCCGACTCCGCTCGATATCTGGAAGGAATTCGTTCATTTAACAAGCTCCGGCGAGCTGATTCGCCATTTGGGCATCTCATCCTGGCGAGCGCTGCTCGGGTTTCTGCTCGGCGGCAGCCTCGGTTTGGCCGCGGGGATATGGGTTGGTTTCTCGTACAAGGCCGAGCGGCTTGTCGATCCTACCTTGCAAATGCTGCGGACGCTTCCCCATCTGGCCATTGCGCCGCTGTTCATTCTATGGTTCGGATTCGGGGAAACCTCGAAAATCCTGCTTATTGCCAAGGGCTCGTTCTTTCCGCTCTACGTGAACACATTCCTCGGCATCCGCTCCGTGGACAACAGGCTGTTTGACGTAGCCCGCGTCCTGCAATTCAGCCGTTGGGATATGATCCGCAGGCTGATCGTTCCCGCTTCGCTGCCCCATATTTTCCTCGGCATACGCCTCTCGATCGGGGTGGCATGGCTTGGCCTGGTTGTGGCGGAGCTGATGGGTTCCAGCTCCGGCATCGGTTATATCATCAATGATGCGCGTTCCTTCTCCTGGACCACGGTGGTCTTCGTTGGAATTTTGGTGTTTGCGCTCGTCGGGAAGCTGTCGGATTCCCTCGTCAAAGGGCTCGAAGGCAGACTTCTGCGTTGGCAGGACAGCTATAAGGGAGGCGACTCGTCATGAGAAGTCATGCAGACACTTCAGAAACAGGGGGGCGGGACTGGCTGAAGGCCATTCCAAAGCCCCTCCATGCCTGGCTTGTGCCCGCAGCGATCTTGGCTTTATGGCAGGCAGCCGGCGGATTTGGCTGGATTTCGGCGTCCCTGCTGCCTACTCCGCTTACGATAGCCAAGCAATTCTCGAGTTTGGGGGCCAACGGCGAGCTGTGGGAGCATTTTCGGATCAGTCTCCTTCGAGCGCTATCGGGCTTTTTGCTGGGCGGCTTGACGGGGCTGGCTCTGGGATTGTCCACGGGGCTTGGCAAAATGGCGGAGCGTACGCTGGACCCTTCATTTCAAATGCTGCGTACCGTACCGTTATTATCGCTGATTCCGCTGTTTATTCTATGGTTCGGCATCGGGGAATTCTCGAAGATTCTCATGATCTCCCTCGGAGCCTTTTTCCCGATCTATGTAAATACCTTCCTTGGCATTCGCAGCGTGGATGCAAAGCTATATGAAGTATCGAGGATCTTTCAATATTCAAAGCTGCAGCTGCTGATCCGGTTGATCGTACCGGCTGCACTGCCGAACATCTTGCTTGGCATCCGCCTGTCGCTCGGCGTTTCCTGGCTTGTGCTGGTCGTAGCGGAGATGATGGGGACCAGCGCGGGCATCGGATACATGATTCAAGACGCCCGAGCCTATTCCCAAACGGACATTGTGTTTGTAGGCATTATTATTTTTGCAGTCGTGGGCAAGCTCTCCGATTCCGTTGTACGCCGGCTGGAATCCAGGCTGCTGGGCTGGAGAGAGACATATAAGGGCTGATCAAGGATGGTTGGCTGACAATTTTATATGAATTGGAGTGGTACGAAGATGGGGACAACCAACCGCAGAGATCATCAGATGCACCTGGGAGCGTTTATCTATTATGCAGGACATCATCACGCCGGATGGCGTCATCCAACCTCGGACGTGGAGGGCATGTTTGGCATTGAGCTGTATAAGCAGCTGGCAGCCACGGCAGAGCGGGGAAAGTTCGACATGATGTTTTTTGCCGATTTGCTGTACGTGACCCAGGTCGAAAATTCCGCTTCCGGCATGCTGGACCCGTTAACGCTGTTATCCGCACTCTCCGCCGTGACGGACAAACTGGGGCTGACCGCCACGGTCTCCACAACGTACAATGAGCCATATAACGTGGCTCGGAAATTTGCTTCTCTCGATTGGATCAGCGGGGGAAGAGCGGGCTGGAATATCGTGACGTCCCAGCTTGACATCGAAGCCCACAATTACGGCAAGCCGGAGCACCCGGAGCATGGCTTGCGTTACGAAATGGCACGCGAGTTTGTTGAAGCGGTTACCCGGTTATGGGACAGCTGGGAAGACGATGCCCTTGTGCTGGATCGGGAGTCCGGGAAATTTGCCGATGGAGCGAAGGTGCGTTCCGTGGACTTTAACGGGCAATGGTATTCCACGAAAGGCCCGCTGAACGTTCCGAGGCCGCCGCAAGGCTACCCCGTCCTGATACAGGCCGGTTCTTCCGGTCCGGGACAGGACTTTGCCGCTCAATATGGCGAGGTCATCTTTACGGCACAGCAGTCCAAGAAGGCAGCGCAGGCGTTTTACGCCAGCGTGCACTCGAAGCTGTCCCATTATGGAAGAGCAAGCGGAAGCCTGAAAATCATGCCGGGCCTGTCGCCTGTCATCGGCTCAACCGAGGAGGAGGCACGGCGCAAAGCGCAAGAACTGCTGGAATTGATTCCGCCAGCTTCGGCGATCGCCGTTCTGTCCGGGTTCCTGAATTACGACCTGAGCGGTTATCCGCCGGACCAGCCGCTCCCAAGAAACATCCCGGACCCCGTGGCCGCATCCAACGGCATGAAAAGCCGGGTCCAGTTATATATGGACATGGCTTATCAGGATAATCTGTCGATCTTAGAGTTAGGAAGAAAGATACTGACCTCGAGAGGTCATATGCCATTTGTCGGGACGCCCGAGCAGTTGGCCGACATGATGCAGGATTGGTTCGAAGGTTATGCCTGCGACGGATTTAATATCATGCCTCCGGTGCTGCCGGGAGATCTGGACGAGTTCGTGGATGCGGTTATCCCGGTGCTCCAAGAACGGGGCCTGTTCCGTTCCGAATACAGCGGCCATACACTGAGGGAGCATCTGGGCCTAACGCGTCCTGAACCGGGACATTTTCGCCGGGAGGTTCAACAGGCCGCCGCGGATGCCATATAAGCGTGAAAAGGCGGGGAACGTTCCAAGCGACCGAGGGTTCAGGTCAGCTTGGGACGTTTTTTTGGTCGCTTCAAATGCAAAAAAAGCTATACTATTTCTCGAGTGATATTGTCAGAAATGACGATCTTTT
Proteins encoded:
- a CDS encoding ABC transporter ATP-binding protein, with product MSADTLIIEQVNKIFQAPTGNVTALKGIDLRVRKGEFITLIGPSGCGKSTLLKIVAGLDTSYEGSVLLNDKPISGPSIEKGFIFQEPRLFPWLTVEKNIAGNLSLKQKDVRKKVDEFIELVRLKGFEKAYPRELSGGMAQRVAIARALLRNPDVLLLDEPFGALDAFTRSHMQEVLLDIWQNNRTTMLFVTHDLDEAVFLGERVVIMNPRPGHIRSILPIDLPFPRKRTGSSFQELRTKVLREFEKVEEPEFDTGAGI
- a CDS encoding aliphatic sulfonate ABC transporter substrate-binding protein, producing MNTKKKNVAIMLLLILSVFASGCAGANSQPAAEAVKKGADGKYTDLTVRLGVQGSGGLFGKAREERWFEEEFGKLGVKVEWAEFQSGPPMTEAMASNRLDFAGLGNMPIIAAQAADIPFKVISQSLHGQKNVAIIVPPDSTAQTLSDLKGKKVAVTKGSNAFNFLYRGLADQGLKVSDIEIIQLQPDEAQPAFESGGVDAWATWDPYITLNTLTGKGNVLADGEQLGVLSPSFNIVRKDFADQYPDLVTLYLTVLNKTLAWEKENEAEAIKRYADERGIPQEVIQGTFDRSRSINIPVTDDIIAEQQKTADFQFEQKTIRKKIQVKEVFDNQYIEAATQ
- a CDS encoding LLM class flavin-dependent oxidoreductase, which codes for MGTTNRRDHQMHLGAFIYYAGHHHAGWRHPTSDVEGMFGIELYKQLAATAERGKFDMMFFADLLYVTQVENSASGMLDPLTLLSALSAVTDKLGLTATVSTTYNEPYNVARKFASLDWISGGRAGWNIVTSQLDIEAHNYGKPEHPEHGLRYEMAREFVEAVTRLWDSWEDDALVLDRESGKFADGAKVRSVDFNGQWYSTKGPLNVPRPPQGYPVLIQAGSSGPGQDFAAQYGEVIFTAQQSKKAAQAFYASVHSKLSHYGRASGSLKIMPGLSPVIGSTEEEARRKAQELLELIPPASAIAVLSGFLNYDLSGYPPDQPLPRNIPDPVAASNGMKSRVQLYMDMAYQDNLSILELGRKILTSRGHMPFVGTPEQLADMMQDWFEGYACDGFNIMPPVLPGDLDEFVDAVIPVLQERGLFRSEYSGHTLREHLGLTRPEPGHFRREVQQAAADAI
- a CDS encoding ABC transporter permease, producing the protein MLPEGISKGAVVVTADPVETRLRPKRIDRRFLFKLTHAWIGWLVPLFIIIAWQAAGAMGWLNPILLPTPLDIWKEFVHLTSSGELIRHLGISSWRALLGFLLGGSLGLAAGIWVGFSYKAERLVDPTLQMLRTLPHLAIAPLFILWFGFGETSKILLIAKGSFFPLYVNTFLGIRSVDNRLFDVARVLQFSRWDMIRRLIVPASLPHIFLGIRLSIGVAWLGLVVAELMGSSSGIGYIINDARSFSWTTVVFVGILVFALVGKLSDSLVKGLEGRLLRWQDSYKGGDSS
- a CDS encoding ABC transporter permease — its product is MRSHADTSETGGRDWLKAIPKPLHAWLVPAAILALWQAAGGFGWISASLLPTPLTIAKQFSSLGANGELWEHFRISLLRALSGFLLGGLTGLALGLSTGLGKMAERTLDPSFQMLRTVPLLSLIPLFILWFGIGEFSKILMISLGAFFPIYVNTFLGIRSVDAKLYEVSRIFQYSKLQLLIRLIVPAALPNILLGIRLSLGVSWLVLVVAEMMGTSAGIGYMIQDARAYSQTDIVFVGIIIFAVVGKLSDSVVRRLESRLLGWRETYKG